In Cicer arietinum cultivar CDC Frontier isolate Library 1 chromosome 7, Cicar.CDCFrontier_v2.0, whole genome shotgun sequence, a single window of DNA contains:
- the LOC101503903 gene encoding uncharacterized protein translates to MGVTTTMKISLFLSVFAVSILGIYSEVNFPAPCKQFECPVYDVIEDGKDYQIRRYNSSVWVSTPPIQQISIVTATTTGFTSLFNYKKGNNDYKQKIEMTAPVLSEVLPSDGPFIKSSFIVSFNIPKKNQANPPPAKGLQVQKWKNVYAAVRQFGGYVNDKNVVEQAAALKDSINDTKWLSAIQKSHKASNFSVAQYNNPFQLFNRVNEIWILFNLEN, encoded by the exons ATGGGTGTTACAACAACAATGAAGATTTCACTATTTTTGAGTGTCTTTGCAGTTTCAATATTGGGAATATATTCAGAAGTTAACTTTCCAGCACCATGCAAGCAATTTGAGTGTCCGGTATATGACGTCATCGAAGATGGAAAAGACTATCAAATCCGACGCTACAATTCATCTGTTTGGGTTTCCACTCCTCCCATTCAACAAATTTCTATTGTTACAGCTACAACAACTGGTTTCACGAG cctatttaattataaaaaaggtAATAACGACTACAAGCAGAAAATAGAGATGACAGCACCAGTGCTCTCGGAAGTGTTACCTAGTGATGGTCCCTTTATTAAATCTTCATTTATTGTAAGCTTTAATATACCTAAAAAGAACCAAGCAAATCCACCACCTGCAAAGGGTCTTCAAGTTCAAAAATGGAAAAATGTGTATGCAGCAGTTAGACAATTTGGTGGATATgtgaatgacaaaaatgttgTAGAACAAGCTGCAGCATTGAAGGATAGTATCAATGATACTAAATGGCTATCTGCTATTCAAAAAAGCCATAAAGCTTCTAATTTCTCTGTGGCACAGTACAATAACccttttcaattatttaatagaGTGAATGAGATATGGATCTTGtttaatttggaaaattaa